In the genome of Streptomyces collinus, one region contains:
- a CDS encoding peptidase inhibitor family I36 protein, translating into MAADEPGAGPGIVSDVLTPEEEAKVHASVDPADKVDMYYKGEKVDPASDWNGADICAEVSEDGTMQCFDSDTEANKFLAAHAPTAEARSGAKRALAAKPAATQNVTMVAPKEAAIQRYQDCPSSYVCLWQNSNYSGRRLQWPTYDTARTRHLDQYSPSFRDKASSAFINRPQRGVELYDFRSGLPDPHLFLGAGYSLYSNFTNIDYTYGGSWNDKADAIKF; encoded by the coding sequence ATGGCTGCCGACGAACCGGGCGCGGGGCCCGGGATCGTGTCGGACGTCCTCACGCCCGAGGAAGAGGCAAAGGTTCACGCCTCGGTGGACCCCGCCGACAAGGTCGACATGTACTACAAGGGCGAGAAGGTCGACCCGGCGTCCGACTGGAACGGCGCGGACATCTGCGCCGAGGTGTCGGAGGACGGCACGATGCAGTGCTTCGACAGCGACACCGAGGCCAACAAGTTCCTGGCTGCCCACGCGCCCACGGCGGAGGCCCGGTCCGGAGCGAAGCGGGCGCTGGCGGCCAAGCCGGCGGCGACGCAGAACGTGACCATGGTGGCCCCGAAGGAAGCGGCCATCCAGAGGTACCAGGACTGCCCCAGCAGCTACGTCTGCCTCTGGCAGAACTCGAACTATTCCGGCAGGCGCCTGCAGTGGCCCACCTACGACACGGCCAGGACTCGTCACCTCGACCAGTACTCGCCGTCGTTCCGGGACAAGGCCTCGTCCGCCTTCATCAACCGACCGCAGCGGGGAGTCGAACTGTACGACTTCCGGAGCGGGCTTCCTGACCCCCACCTGTTCCTGGGAGCCGGATACAGCCTGTATTCCAATTTCACCAACATCGACTACACCTACGGTGGCAGCTGGAACGACAAGGCTGACGCCATCAAGTTCTGA